The Kogia breviceps isolate mKogBre1 chromosome 4, mKogBre1 haplotype 1, whole genome shotgun sequence genome window below encodes:
- the TIGD6 gene encoding tigger transposable element-derived protein 6, giving the protein MANKGNKKRRQFSLEEKMKVVEAVDSGKRKGDVAKEFGITPSTLSTFLKDRAKFEEKVREASVGPQRKRMRNALYDDIDKAVFAWFQEVHAKNILVTGSVIRRKALNLANMLGYDNFQASVGWLNRFRDRHRIALKAVCREDSDRLMNGLGIDKVNEWHAGEIIKLIADYSPDDIFNADETGVFFQLLPQHTLAAKGDHCKGGKKARQRLTALFCCNASGTEKMRPLIVGRSANPRCLKNVHSLPCDYRANQQAWMTQDLFNEWLMQVDARMKQAERRILLLIDNCSAHNMLPHLERIQVGYLPSKCTAVLQPLNLGIIHTTKVLYRSHLLKQILLKLNSSEDHEKVDIKQAIDMIAVAWWSVKQSTVVKCWQKAGIIPVELIDSDAEAAASEPDTAIEKLWHSVAIATCVPNEINFQDFVTADDDLIISQELLDTEVIQDMVAGESTDEAGSEDEGEASLPQQPKVTITEAISSAQKLRRFLSTCVGVPDAIFGQLNGIDEYLMRRVTQTLVDSKIRVPLNKIM; this is encoded by the coding sequence ATGGCAAACAAGGGGAACAAGAAACGTCGGCAGTTTTCCCTGGAGGAGAAAATGAAAGTTGTGGAAGCTGTGGACTCAGGCAAGAGGAAAGGCGACGTGGCAAAAGAATTCGGTATCACTCCTTCTACTTTGTCTACATTCTTAAAGGATCGTGCCAAATTTGAAGAAAAGGTGCGGGAGGCATCTGTGGGACCCCAGAGGAAAAGGATGAGGAATGCTCTTTATGATGACATTGATAAGGCTGTTTTTGCTTGGTTTCAAGAAGTCCATGCCAAAAACATTCTCGTGACTGGTTCTGTCATTCGGAGAAAAGCACTAAACTTGGCCAACATGCTTGGCTATGACAATTTTCAAGCAAGTGTGGGCTGGCTGAACAGATTTCGGGATCGCCACAGAATTGCTTTGAAAGCAGTCTGTAGAGAGGATAGTGACAGATTAATGAATGGTCTAGGAATAGATAAGGTTAATGAGTGGCATGCGGGGGAAATTATAAAACTAATTGCTGACTACAGCCCAGATGATATCTTTAATGCTGATGAGACAGGAGTGTTTTTCCAGTTGCTTCCCCAGCACACACTTGCTGCTAAAGGGGACCATTGTAAAGGGGGCAAGAAAGCAAGGCAGCGGTTGACAGCACTCTTTTGTTGCAATGCTTCAGGGACTGAAAAAATGAGACCATTGATTGTTGGTAGGTCAGCCAACCCACGCTGCCTCAAGAATGTCCATTCCCTCCCTTGTGACTACCGAGCCAACCAGCAGGCGTGGATGACACAGGATCTGTTTAATGAGTGGCTGATGCAAGTGGACGCCAGAATGAAGCAGGCAGAACGCCGGATCCTCCTGCTGATTGACAACTGCTCTGCTCACAACATGCTTCCACACTTGGAAAGGATTCAGGTGGGGTATCTGCCCTCAAAGTGTACTGCCGTCTTGCAGCCACTGAATCTTGGCATAATTCATACCACAAAAGTGCTGTACAGGAGTCACCTGCTAAAACAGATCCTCCTCAAGCTCAACAGCAGTGAAGATCACGAAAAAGTGGACATCAAGCAGGCCATTGACATGATTGCTGTGGCATGGTGGTCAGTCAAGCAGTCCACAGTGGTGAAATGCTGGCAGAAGGCAGGCATCATCCCTGTGGAACTGATAGATTCTGACGCAGAAGCAGCAGCCAGTGAACCAGATACTGCCATTGAAAAGTTGTGGCATTCAGTGGCTATTGCCACCTGTGtcccaaatgaaataaatttccaGGACTTTGTCACTGCAGATGATGATCTCATCATCTCTCAGGAGCTGCTGGACACAGAGGTCATCCAGGACATGGTGGCTGGTGAAAGTACTGATGAAGCTGGAAGTGAAGATGAGGGGGAGGCATCTTTACCACAACAGCCAAAAGTCACCATCACAGAGGCCATCTCAAGTGCACAGAAACTTAGACGGTTCCTTTCCACTTGTGTAGGTGTTCCTGATGCCATTTTTGGACAGCTAAATGGCATAGATGAATATTTAATGAGAAGAGTGACACAAACTCTTGTTGATTCCAAAATTAGAGTTCCTCTAAACAAAATAATGTAG